One segment of Clavelina lepadiformis chromosome 2, kaClaLepa1.1, whole genome shotgun sequence DNA contains the following:
- the LOC143447345 gene encoding A disintegrin and metalloproteinase with thrombospondin motifs 7-like isoform X3: protein MTPLINCMIKLGNTGLIRLDEGDYFIEPMVKSYDDAGFNKKQAHKVYKRDASRQQKAEEKSSQSDADKEVDLEPENSFVSEALHRRSRHKTDDFRHHDGRMNGLSKLFDINSQAENTTSQHFPAEFCGVKDTRRQYERDLRARKSWEKRRKQRAPIRLSEKQRKKRSLSLEHWVEMMVVVDRKMVEYYELYHEEEVERYVLTIVNMVSGLFHDWSIGNSLHITLIRLILLEGDERSIVISQHAEKTLESFCRWAKRMNPRSDNHANHHDVAVLLTRKNICSNSNTSCETLGLAHVAGMCQSHRSCNVNQDTGLSLAFTVAHELGHNFAMHHDGQLNECEPDNHKPRVMSPHLTSNNLPMRWSRCSRRYITRFLDRNWGFCLMDMPSVEHDQFNFPKHLPGVLYNADHQCRLMFGPRSKHCKGIDDICNRLWCVYQGTCRSRLHAAVAGTKCGKGRWCYGGKCVPFGRSSKSSNGGWGPWTKWSRCSRTCGVGISYSARYCNRPVPRNGGRYCLGERRRYRTCNTWKCPKSNTTLTFREQQCAEFNNVLYRNHSYSWLAVESAIYPCELHCYTNSSKTPFADRLRDKVVDGTKCFTKNHAKDICVDGICKRLGCDLKIDSMAREDKCGVCRGDGSTCTEIESSFDVKRGNEYEQVGLLPMGARNIKVVETRPSLNYLALKSPVDNDYYLNGNYTIQWDFMFELAGTTFTYQRINKTLDNITAEGPLTHDLMVMVLFLEDNPGINISYVMPNNVTAVLLTNDDPPQFQWMRHPWSSCSRTCGKGIQISKAICVEKKAGIVEEDFCSPNSRPGDRRRICVNPRCPAEWLTGPWLPCSVTCGGGIGRQKRTVLCIRSINDIEQIVLNRTKCSKLRQPKRTRSCLASSQLPCPVWRAGPWGQCSQTCGSGIQNRIVNCVTYVINDVISLGDEDMDSRGENYHVEPAMVDAGDPSSNRSHIPGPNELVTLNKITILQRRKEQNLLESVDFDIESDDACVEITRPHDKEPCNLGECSEIKPADHTILPSYFENLENAFDMDFSPDTDPVVVTKEILNQNEGANVFEDFDIPPDLGRSNNNHIESDSSAIPGNHTDLLDVENTTNIATEITLQNVTFKEDDLLENTNALSNFAPSRTWSFISANETRTHHLQTEVYQHFNDGGSGKGLLEDDIHLINGNIKTSTTSTTTTSTTTTSVTSTSTESTSPTIPPKWLIGLWGQCSTTCGVGARIRNVICSAGPERCDDTARPAPAQRCNLKPCARWQYGGWSKCSRPCGSGLKRLKVHCRDSRTDELLRPYHCSSSPKLPVVNKTCNARQCLPWKTSRWSQCNVTCGTGMQRRRIACSRRGWCNPNFKPAHIKNCMPRKCVEWRTSAWSRCSVNCGNGQKRRVVECIEKETDKRSDACDSLLIPKDVQKCNEEPCRVTDFDFSSCTGDRLKTKFCRVLRTWGKCVQPSLAIQCCATCKTFLNVRRHDKIS from the exons ATGACACCTTTGATCAACTGCATGATTAAGCTCGGAAAC ACGGGATTGATTCGACTTGATGAAGGGGATTACTTTATTGAACCAATGGTTAAGTCTTATGACGATGCGGGCTTCAACAAAAAGCAAGCACACAAGGTTTATAAACGCGATGCTTCGCGTCAGCAAAAAGCGGAGGAAAAGTCATCCCAATCGGATGCTGATAAGGAAGTTGATCTAGAGCCGGAGAATAGTTTTGTAAGTGAAGCACTTCACCGAAGAAGCAGACATAAAACAG ACGATTTTCGTCACCACGATGGACGCATGAATGGCCTTTCCAAGCTGTTTGACATTAACTCACAGGCGGAAAATACGACATCGCAACACTTTCCAGCGGAATTTTGTGGTGTTAAAG ACACAAGACGTCAATACGAGCGCGATTTGAGGGCAAGAAAATCGTGGGAAAAGCGGAGAAAACAGCGCGCTCCGATCCGTTTGTCAGAGAAACAAAGGAAGAAGCGATCGCTCAGCTTGGAGCATTGGGTCGAGATGATGGTTGTGGTTGACAGGAAGATGGTCGAGTATTACGAGCTTTATCACGAGGAGGAGGTGGAGAGATACGTGCTCACTATTGTAAACATG GTCTCAGGGTTGTTTCATGACTGGAGTATCGGCAATTCTTTGCATATCACGCTCATCAGGCTAATCTTACTGGAAGGCGACGAG AGAAGCATCGTCATAAGTCAACATGCTGAAAAAACTCTAGAAAGCTTTTGTAGATGGGCGAAGAGAATGAACCCGAGAAGCGACAACCACGCCAACCATCACGACGTCGCAGTTCTTCTGACAAg aaaaaatatttgcagcaATTCGAATACGTCTTGCGAAACACTCGGTCTAGCCCACGTGGCAGGAATGTGCCAATCCCATCGAAGCTGCAATGTCAATCAGGATACTGGACTCTCGCTTGCTTTCACAGTTGCTCACGAGTTAGGCCACAA TTTTGCAATGCATCATGATGGTCAGCTTAACGAATGTGAACCCGATAATCATAAACCACGTGTCATGTCGCCCCATTTGACATCAAACAACCTGCCGATGCGATGGAGCCGCTGCAGTCGTCGTTACATCACAAGATTTCTGga cCGAAATTGGGGTTTCTGCTTGATGGACATGCCATCGGTTGAACACGATCAATTTAACTTTCCCAAACATCTGCCTGGTGTTCTATACAACGCTGACCATCAATGCCGATTGATGTTTGGTCCTAGATCAAAACATTGCAAAGGAATTGAC GACATTTGCAACCGACTATGGTGTGTCTACCAAGGGACTTGCAGGTCTCGTTTACATGCTGCCGTAGCAGGGACCAAATGCGGCAAAGGACGG TGGTGCTATGGCGGCAAGTGCGTCCCGTTTGGAAGAAGTTCTAAATCGTCTAATGGGGGATGGGGGCCATGGACAAAGTGGAGTCGATGCTCCCGGACGTGTGGGGTTGGAATCTCATATTCTGCCAGATATTGTAATCGCCCTGTGCCCAGGAATGGGGGTCGATATTGCCTGGGTGAACGTCGGCGCTACAGAACATGCAACACCTGG AAATGCCCAAAATCTAATACTACCCTGACCTTTCGTGAACAGCAATGCGCAGAGTTTAACAACGTGCTCTACCGCAATCACAGTTACAGCTGGCTTGCGGTGGAAAGTGCAA tttatcCTTGCGAGCTTCACTGCTACACGAACAGCAGTAAAACACCGTTTGCAGACAGGCTGCGTGACAAGGTTGTGGATGGAACGAAATGCTTCACAAAAAATCACGCAAAGGATATATGCGTGGATGGAATTTGCAAA AGACTTGGCTGTGACCTGAAAATTGATTCAATGGCAAGGGAAGACAAATGCGGTGTTTGCAGAGGAGATGGGTCAACCTGCACTGAAATTGAAAGCTCGTTTGATGTAAAAAGGGGGAATG AATACGAACAGGTTGGATTGTTACCAATGGGTGCACGGAATATAAAAGTAGTGGAAACAAGGCCTTCCCTAAATTATTTGGCATTGAAAAGTCCAGTGGATAATGATTATTACCTAAATGGCAACTACACGATACAG TGGGATTTTATGTTCGAGCTTGCTGGTACCACGTTTACATACCAAAGGATCAACAAAACGTTGGACAACATTACCGCTGAGGGTCCACTTACTCATGATCTTATGGTTATG GTTCTCTTTTTGGAAGACAACCCGGGTATTAACATATCTTACGTCATGCCTAACAACGTCACCGCAGTGCTGCTTACAAATGATGATCCGCCCCAGTTCCAGTGGATGAGACACCCATGGTCGTCATGTTCCAGAACTTGCGGCAAAG GAATCCAAATATCAAAGGCGATTTGCGTTGAAAAGAAAGCTGGAATTGTTGAAGAGGATTTTTGTAGTCCAAATTCTCGACCAGGCGACAGACGTCGGATCTGTGTCAATCCGCGATGCCCGGCTGA GTGGTTAACTGGACCGTGGCTTCCTTGCTCCGTGACATGTGGAGGTGGAATTGGTCGTCAGAAGAGAACCGTTCTGTGCATCAGGAGCATCAATGATATAGAGCAGATCGTCTTGAACCGAACTAAATGTTCCAAACTGAGGCAACCGAAGCGTACCCGTTCTTGTCTGGCCTCGAGTCAACTTCCATGCCCAGTCTGGAGAGCAGGTCCTTGGGGACAG TGCTCACAAACCTGCGGCAGTGGCATTCAAAACCGCATAGTTAACTGTGTCACGTATGTCATAAACGACGTAATTTCACTTGGTGATGAAGACATGGATTCTCGTGGTGAAAATTACCATGTTGAACCTGCCATGGTGGATGCTGGGGATCCGTCCAGCAATCGCAGTCATATACCAGGTCCGAATGAACTGgtaactttaaacaaaatcacCATCTTACAACGTCGCAAGGAACAGAACCTACTGGAAAGCGTTGATTTTGATATTGAAAGTGATGACGCTTGCGTAGAAATAACTCGTCCACACGACAAAGAACCTTGCAACTTGGGAGAATGTTCAGAAATTAAGCCAGCAGATCATACCATCTTGCCAAG ttattttGAAAACCTGGAGAATGCTTTTGACATGGATTTCTCGCCGGATACAGATCCGGTAGTTGTCACCAAAGAAATACTTAATCAGAATGAAGGTGCAAACGTGTTTGAAGATTTTGATATTCCGCCTGATTTAGGAAGGTCAAACAATAATCACATAGAATCTGATTCATCCGCTATTCCAGGCAATCATACTGACCTCCTAGATGTCGAGAATACGACTAACATTGCCACTGAAATAACTCTTCAAAACGTTACTTTTAAAGAAGATGACTTATTGGAAAATACGAATGCACTTTCAAACTTTGCGCCGAGTAGAACCTGGTCATTTATAAGCGCCAACGAAACCCGTACCCATCATCTTCAGACTGAGGTCTATCAACATTTCAATGACGGAGGTAGCGGTAAAGGCCTACTCGAAGACGACATCCATTTAATTAATGGAAATATTAAGACGAGCACCACCTCCACAACAACCACAAGCACCACAACCACCTCAGTGACGTCAACATCCACCGAATCTACAAGTCCTACGATACCACCCAAGTGGTTGATCGGACTGTGGGGCCAA TGTTCAACTACGTGTGGTGTTGGAGCTAGAATTCGAAATGTCATCTGCAGTGCTGGTCCTGAAAGATGTGACGATACTGCTCGGCCTGCCCCAGCTCAAAGATGTAACTTGAAACCTTGTGCGAGATGGCAGTATGGTGGATGGTCAAAG TGCTCAAGACCTTGTGGAAGTGGTCTGAAGCGTCTGAAAGTTCACTGCAGGGACAGCAGAACTGATGAGCTACTGCGACCGTATCATTGCTCATCGTCACCAAAATTACCCGTAGTTAATAAGACTTGTAATGCAAGGCAATGCCTTCCATGGAAAACGTCGAGATGGAGCCAG TGCAACGTCACTTGTGGGACAGGAATGCAGCGCAGAAGGATTGCTTGTTCTCGAAGAGGCTGGTGTAATCCAAACTTTAAACCAGCTCACATTAAAAACTGCATGCCACGAAAGTGTGTTGAATGGCGGACTTCTGCGTGGTCAAGg TGTTCGGTCAACTGCGGTAATGGTCAAAAGCGACGTGTAGTTGAATGTATAGAAAAGGAAACGGACAAACGTAGTGACGCCTGCGACTCCTTGTTAATACCAAAAGATGTGCAAAAATGCAATGAAGAGCCGTGTCGTGTTACTGATTTCG ATTTCAGTTCATGCACTGGAGACAGATTGAAAACCAAATTTTGCAGGGTTCTTAGAACTTGGGGAAAATGCGTGCAACCCTCTCTCGCCATCCAGTGTTGTGCCACTTGTAAGACGTTTTTGAACGTCCGAAGGCATGACAAAATTTCGTAA
- the LOC143447345 gene encoding A disintegrin and metalloproteinase with thrombospondin motifs 7-like isoform X4: protein MNGLSKLFDINSQAENTTSQHFPAEFCGVKDTRRQYERDLRARKSWEKRRKQRAPIRLSEKQRKKRSLSLEHWVEMMVVVDRKMVEYYELYHEEEVERYVLTIVNMVSGLFHDWSIGNSLHITLIRLILLEGDERSIVISQHAEKTLESFCRWAKRMNPRSDNHANHHDVAVLLTRKNICSNSNTSCETLGLAHVAGMCQSHRSCNVNQDTGLSLAFTVAHELGHNFAMHHDGQLNECEPDNHKPRVMSPHLTSNNLPMRWSRCSRRYITRFLDRNWGFCLMDMPSVEHDQFNFPKHLPGVLYNADHQCRLMFGPRSKHCKGIDDICNRLWCVYQGTCRSRLHAAVAGTKCGKGRWCYGGKCVPFGRSSKSSNGGWGPWTKWSRCSRTCGVGISYSARYCNRPVPRNGGRYCLGERRRYRTCNTWKCPKSNTTLTFREQQCAEFNNVLYRNHSYSWLAVESAIYPCELHCYTNSSKTPFADRLRDKVVDGTKCFTKNHAKDICVDGICKRLGCDLKIDSMAREDKCGVCRGDGSTCTEIESSFDVKRGNEYEQVGLLPMGARNIKVVETRPSLNYLALKSPVDNDYYLNGNYTIQWDFMFELAGTTFTYQRINKTLDNITAEGPLTHDLMVMVLFLEDNPGINISYVMPNNVTAVLLTNDDPPQFQWMRHPWSSCSRTCGKGIQISKAICVEKKAGIVEEDFCSPNSRPGDRRRICVNPRCPAEWLTGPWLPCSVTCGGGIGRQKRTVLCIRSINDIEQIVLNRTKCSKLRQPKRTRSCLASSQLPCPVWRAGPWGQCSQTCGSGIQNRIVNCVTYVINDVISLGDEDMDSRGENYHVEPAMVDAGDPSSNRSHIPGPNELVTLNKITILQRRKEQNLLESVDFDIESDDACVEITRPHDKEPCNLGECSEIKPADHTILPSYFENLENAFDMDFSPDTDPVVVTKEILNQNEGANVFEDFDIPPDLGRSNNNHIESDSSAIPGNHTDLLDVENTTNIATEITLQNVTFKEDDLLENTNALSNFAPSRTWSFISANETRTHHLQTEVYQHFNDGGSGKGLLEDDIHLINGNIKTSTTSTTTTSTTTTSVTSTSTESTSPTIPPKWLIGLWGQCSTTCGVGARIRNVICSAGPERCDDTARPAPAQRCNLKPCARWQYGGWSKCSRPCGSGLKRLKVHCRDSRTDELLRPYHCSSSPKLPVVNKTCNARQCLPWKTSRWSQCNVTCGTGMQRRRIACSRRGWCNPNFKPAHIKNCMPRKCVEWRTSAWSRCSVNCGNGQKRRVVECIEKETDKRSDACDSLLIPKDVQKCNEEPCRVTDFDFSSCTGDRLKTKFCRVLRTWGKCVQPSLAIQCCATCKTFLNVRRHDKIS, encoded by the exons ATGAATGGCCTTTCCAAGCTGTTTGACATTAACTCACAGGCGGAAAATACGACATCGCAACACTTTCCAGCGGAATTTTGTGGTGTTAAAG ACACAAGACGTCAATACGAGCGCGATTTGAGGGCAAGAAAATCGTGGGAAAAGCGGAGAAAACAGCGCGCTCCGATCCGTTTGTCAGAGAAACAAAGGAAGAAGCGATCGCTCAGCTTGGAGCATTGGGTCGAGATGATGGTTGTGGTTGACAGGAAGATGGTCGAGTATTACGAGCTTTATCACGAGGAGGAGGTGGAGAGATACGTGCTCACTATTGTAAACATG GTCTCAGGGTTGTTTCATGACTGGAGTATCGGCAATTCTTTGCATATCACGCTCATCAGGCTAATCTTACTGGAAGGCGACGAG AGAAGCATCGTCATAAGTCAACATGCTGAAAAAACTCTAGAAAGCTTTTGTAGATGGGCGAAGAGAATGAACCCGAGAAGCGACAACCACGCCAACCATCACGACGTCGCAGTTCTTCTGACAAg aaaaaatatttgcagcaATTCGAATACGTCTTGCGAAACACTCGGTCTAGCCCACGTGGCAGGAATGTGCCAATCCCATCGAAGCTGCAATGTCAATCAGGATACTGGACTCTCGCTTGCTTTCACAGTTGCTCACGAGTTAGGCCACAA TTTTGCAATGCATCATGATGGTCAGCTTAACGAATGTGAACCCGATAATCATAAACCACGTGTCATGTCGCCCCATTTGACATCAAACAACCTGCCGATGCGATGGAGCCGCTGCAGTCGTCGTTACATCACAAGATTTCTGga cCGAAATTGGGGTTTCTGCTTGATGGACATGCCATCGGTTGAACACGATCAATTTAACTTTCCCAAACATCTGCCTGGTGTTCTATACAACGCTGACCATCAATGCCGATTGATGTTTGGTCCTAGATCAAAACATTGCAAAGGAATTGAC GACATTTGCAACCGACTATGGTGTGTCTACCAAGGGACTTGCAGGTCTCGTTTACATGCTGCCGTAGCAGGGACCAAATGCGGCAAAGGACGG TGGTGCTATGGCGGCAAGTGCGTCCCGTTTGGAAGAAGTTCTAAATCGTCTAATGGGGGATGGGGGCCATGGACAAAGTGGAGTCGATGCTCCCGGACGTGTGGGGTTGGAATCTCATATTCTGCCAGATATTGTAATCGCCCTGTGCCCAGGAATGGGGGTCGATATTGCCTGGGTGAACGTCGGCGCTACAGAACATGCAACACCTGG AAATGCCCAAAATCTAATACTACCCTGACCTTTCGTGAACAGCAATGCGCAGAGTTTAACAACGTGCTCTACCGCAATCACAGTTACAGCTGGCTTGCGGTGGAAAGTGCAA tttatcCTTGCGAGCTTCACTGCTACACGAACAGCAGTAAAACACCGTTTGCAGACAGGCTGCGTGACAAGGTTGTGGATGGAACGAAATGCTTCACAAAAAATCACGCAAAGGATATATGCGTGGATGGAATTTGCAAA AGACTTGGCTGTGACCTGAAAATTGATTCAATGGCAAGGGAAGACAAATGCGGTGTTTGCAGAGGAGATGGGTCAACCTGCACTGAAATTGAAAGCTCGTTTGATGTAAAAAGGGGGAATG AATACGAACAGGTTGGATTGTTACCAATGGGTGCACGGAATATAAAAGTAGTGGAAACAAGGCCTTCCCTAAATTATTTGGCATTGAAAAGTCCAGTGGATAATGATTATTACCTAAATGGCAACTACACGATACAG TGGGATTTTATGTTCGAGCTTGCTGGTACCACGTTTACATACCAAAGGATCAACAAAACGTTGGACAACATTACCGCTGAGGGTCCACTTACTCATGATCTTATGGTTATG GTTCTCTTTTTGGAAGACAACCCGGGTATTAACATATCTTACGTCATGCCTAACAACGTCACCGCAGTGCTGCTTACAAATGATGATCCGCCCCAGTTCCAGTGGATGAGACACCCATGGTCGTCATGTTCCAGAACTTGCGGCAAAG GAATCCAAATATCAAAGGCGATTTGCGTTGAAAAGAAAGCTGGAATTGTTGAAGAGGATTTTTGTAGTCCAAATTCTCGACCAGGCGACAGACGTCGGATCTGTGTCAATCCGCGATGCCCGGCTGA GTGGTTAACTGGACCGTGGCTTCCTTGCTCCGTGACATGTGGAGGTGGAATTGGTCGTCAGAAGAGAACCGTTCTGTGCATCAGGAGCATCAATGATATAGAGCAGATCGTCTTGAACCGAACTAAATGTTCCAAACTGAGGCAACCGAAGCGTACCCGTTCTTGTCTGGCCTCGAGTCAACTTCCATGCCCAGTCTGGAGAGCAGGTCCTTGGGGACAG TGCTCACAAACCTGCGGCAGTGGCATTCAAAACCGCATAGTTAACTGTGTCACGTATGTCATAAACGACGTAATTTCACTTGGTGATGAAGACATGGATTCTCGTGGTGAAAATTACCATGTTGAACCTGCCATGGTGGATGCTGGGGATCCGTCCAGCAATCGCAGTCATATACCAGGTCCGAATGAACTGgtaactttaaacaaaatcacCATCTTACAACGTCGCAAGGAACAGAACCTACTGGAAAGCGTTGATTTTGATATTGAAAGTGATGACGCTTGCGTAGAAATAACTCGTCCACACGACAAAGAACCTTGCAACTTGGGAGAATGTTCAGAAATTAAGCCAGCAGATCATACCATCTTGCCAAG ttattttGAAAACCTGGAGAATGCTTTTGACATGGATTTCTCGCCGGATACAGATCCGGTAGTTGTCACCAAAGAAATACTTAATCAGAATGAAGGTGCAAACGTGTTTGAAGATTTTGATATTCCGCCTGATTTAGGAAGGTCAAACAATAATCACATAGAATCTGATTCATCCGCTATTCCAGGCAATCATACTGACCTCCTAGATGTCGAGAATACGACTAACATTGCCACTGAAATAACTCTTCAAAACGTTACTTTTAAAGAAGATGACTTATTGGAAAATACGAATGCACTTTCAAACTTTGCGCCGAGTAGAACCTGGTCATTTATAAGCGCCAACGAAACCCGTACCCATCATCTTCAGACTGAGGTCTATCAACATTTCAATGACGGAGGTAGCGGTAAAGGCCTACTCGAAGACGACATCCATTTAATTAATGGAAATATTAAGACGAGCACCACCTCCACAACAACCACAAGCACCACAACCACCTCAGTGACGTCAACATCCACCGAATCTACAAGTCCTACGATACCACCCAAGTGGTTGATCGGACTGTGGGGCCAA TGTTCAACTACGTGTGGTGTTGGAGCTAGAATTCGAAATGTCATCTGCAGTGCTGGTCCTGAAAGATGTGACGATACTGCTCGGCCTGCCCCAGCTCAAAGATGTAACTTGAAACCTTGTGCGAGATGGCAGTATGGTGGATGGTCAAAG TGCTCAAGACCTTGTGGAAGTGGTCTGAAGCGTCTGAAAGTTCACTGCAGGGACAGCAGAACTGATGAGCTACTGCGACCGTATCATTGCTCATCGTCACCAAAATTACCCGTAGTTAATAAGACTTGTAATGCAAGGCAATGCCTTCCATGGAAAACGTCGAGATGGAGCCAG TGCAACGTCACTTGTGGGACAGGAATGCAGCGCAGAAGGATTGCTTGTTCTCGAAGAGGCTGGTGTAATCCAAACTTTAAACCAGCTCACATTAAAAACTGCATGCCACGAAAGTGTGTTGAATGGCGGACTTCTGCGTGGTCAAGg TGTTCGGTCAACTGCGGTAATGGTCAAAAGCGACGTGTAGTTGAATGTATAGAAAAGGAAACGGACAAACGTAGTGACGCCTGCGACTCCTTGTTAATACCAAAAGATGTGCAAAAATGCAATGAAGAGCCGTGTCGTGTTACTGATTTCG ATTTCAGTTCATGCACTGGAGACAGATTGAAAACCAAATTTTGCAGGGTTCTTAGAACTTGGGGAAAATGCGTGCAACCCTCTCTCGCCATCCAGTGTTGTGCCACTTGTAAGACGTTTTTGAACGTCCGAAGGCATGACAAAATTTCGTAA